A single window of Culicoides brevitarsis isolate CSIRO-B50_1 chromosome 3, AGI_CSIRO_Cbre_v1, whole genome shotgun sequence DNA harbors:
- the LOC134833796 gene encoding very long chain fatty acid elongase 7-like: MSSNQTTSIAETLWNMYEISQVGVDPLIDSWVMMKSPVMMLTIIGSYLAFVTKIGPRLMRDRKPFDLKYVMMAYNALQVVLCCYIVSMTRLVDEPFKWLFSFGCRYTPGRDRYLAVLVWQGSYLYMIAKLLDLLDTIFFVLRKKDNQISFLHIYHHTITFTFSWYYLKYLPGESGVFVGLINSSVHVLMYFYYLIAAMGPQYRKYLWWKRYITKIQLIQFFAVVLYMTIMICFSCKTDKFFTRFFLANAVLFIYLFSDFYRKTYLVNQQKKEEKRKSLAAEKLAQEIKAAAANGLDINGNVATQKVKSS, encoded by the exons atgtcGTCGAATCAAACAACTTCAATTGCCGAGACTCTCTGGAACATGTACGAAATCTCACAAGTTGGTGTGGATCCCCTCATCGATTCGTGGGTCATGATGAAATCGCCTGTAATGATGCTCACAATTATCGGATCGTATCTGGCATTTGTCACAAAGATCGGGCCAAGATTGATGCGTGATCGGAAGCCATTTGACTTGAAATATGTCATGATGGCTTACAATGCGTTACAGGTTGTTTTGTGTTGTTACATTGTTAGCATG ACGAGACTCGTTGACGAACCCTTCAAATGGCTCTTTAGCTTCGGATGTCGCTATACTCCGGGTCGCGATCGTTATCTCGCCGTTTTGGTATGGCAAGGCTCTTATTTGTACATGATTGCGAAACTCTTGGATCTCTTGGAtacaattttcttcgttttacgTAAAAAGGATAACCAAATTTCGTTCTTGCATATTTATCATCATACAATTACCTTTACCTTCTCATGGTATTATTTGAAGTATTTGCCAG GAGAATCTGGTGTCTTTGTCGGTTTGATCAACTCTTCAGTGCACGTTCTCATGTATTTCTACTACTTGATTGCCGCAATGGGACCTCAATACCGCAAATACCTTTGGTGGAAACGTTACATCACCAAAATCCAACTCATCCAATTCTTCGCCGTTGTTCTCTACATGACCATCATGATCTGCTTCAGTTGCAAAACCGACAAATTCTTCACGCGATTCTTCCTTGCCAACGCCGTGCTCTTCATCTATCTCTTCTCCGACTTTTACCGAAAGACATATCTCGTGAATCAACAaaagaaagaggaaaaacGCAAAAGTCTCGCAGCGGAAAAATTGGCGCAAGAAATTAAAGCTGCTGCCGCAAACGGACTTGATATCAACGGAAATGTCGCTACACAAAAAGTCAAGAGTAGCTAA
- the LOC134833046 gene encoding protein roadkill isoform X2, with protein MAVTRVPSPPLSEVNTPVAENWCYTQVKVVKFSYMWTINNFSFCREEMGEVLKSSTFSAGANDKLKWCLRVNPKGLDEESKDYLSLYLLLVSCNKSEVRAKFKFSILNAKREETKAMESQRAYRFVQGKDWGFKKFIRRDFLLDEANGLLPEDKLTIFCEVSVVADSVNISGQSNIIQFKVPECKLSEDLGNLFDNEKFSDVTLAVGGREFQAHKAILAARSPVFAAMFEHEMEERKQNRVAITDVDHEVLKEMLRFIYTGKSPNLEKMADDLLAAADKYALEKLKVMCEEALCVNLSVETAAETLILADLHSADQLKAQTIDFINTSHATDVMETVGWKNMVTTHPHLINEAFRALATQQIPPIGPPRKRVKMS; from the exons ATGGCAGTCACAAGAGTGCCGTCGCCGCCTCTGTCAGAAGTGAATACGCCAGTTGCGGAAAATTGGTGTTACACACAG GTTAAAGTAGTTAAATTTAGCTATATGTGGACCATAAATAACTTTAGTTTTTGTCGAGAAGAAATGGGAGAAGTGCTAAAGTCATCAACATTTTCAGCTGGTgctaatgataaattaaaatg gtGTTTGCGCGTGAATCCAAAAGGATTAGATGAAGAAAGCAAAGACTACCTTTCACTATATCTACTGTTAGTGTCGTGTAATAAATCCGAAGTGCgggcaaaattcaaattttcaatattgaaTGCCAAACGTGAAGAGACCAAAGCAATGGAATCACAACGAGCATACAGATTTGTGCAGGGCAAGGATTGGGGCTTCAAGAAATTCATTCGGCGGGATTTCCTGCTGGACGAAGCGAATGGCTTACTACCTGAGGACAAGTTAACGATATTTTGTGAA gtgaGTGTAGTAGCAGACAGCGTCAATATTTCAGGGCAAAGCAACATAATACAATTCAAAGTGCCAGAATGTAAACTCTCGGAGGACTTAGGTAACTTGTTTGACAATGAAAAGTTTAGTGATGTAACGTTGGCTGTTGGAGGGCGTGAATTTCAGGCGCATAAAGCAATCTTAGCTG cacgAAGTCCGGTATTTGCGGCGATGTTCGAGCACGAAATGGAGGAACGCAAACAAAATCGGGTCGCAATCACAGACGTAGATCATGAAGTATTAAAGGAAATGCTCCGATTTATCTACACGGGGAAGTCACCGAATCTGGAAAAAATGGCTGATGATCTGCTGGCAGCAGCTGATAag TACGCCCTTGAAAAGCTAAAAGTGATGTGTGAAGAAGCCCTCTGTGTTAATTTATCTGTAGAAACAGCCGCCGAAACCCTAATTTTAGCCGATCTCCATAGTGCGGACCAATTAAAAGCACAAACGATTGATTTCATCAACAC aagTCATGCAACGGATGTGATGGAAACTGTCGGATGGAAAAACATGGTAACGACGCATCCGCATCTGATAAACGAGGCATTTCGCGCCCTTGCAACCCAACAAATCCCGCCTATCGGACCTCCACGGAAACGCGTGAAAATGagctga
- the LOC134833801 gene encoding very long chain fatty acid elongase 4-like has translation MTSTMSLWDRLVDKYNDYKIGADPEVDQWFLMKSPGPVFFILISYLSFVLFIGPRFMRNRKPFELKTIIIAYNAMQVVISAFLVTRIFDTRYFLQYFYGFGCTSINEKEDLHFKTGLFNGMWYYTMAKLIDLVDTCFFVLRKKQNHVSFLHVYHHIGVILFSWCILKYATGPESLVVGLFNSAVHVVMYAYYLVAALGPAYKKYLWWKKYLTVLQLVQFFYIFFHMTAAIFLSCQWNKVVIYAVIINAIFHIFLFSDFYKKTYNEKEKLGKKKD, from the exons atgaCTTCTACAATGTCTCTGTGGGATCGGCTCGTCGACAAATACAACGACTACAAAATCGGCGCTGATCCAGAAGTCGATCAATGGTTTCTCATGAAGTCTCCCGGACCAGTTTTTTTCATCCTCATCTCATATCTCTCCTTTGTGCTCTTCATCGGACCTCGTTTCATGAGAAATCGGAAGCCTTTCGAGCTGAAAACCATCATTATCGCTTACAATGCGATGCAAGTTGTGATTTCCGCCTTTCTTGTAACGAGAATTTTCGACACTCGATATTTCTTGCAATACTTTTACGGATTTGGCTGCACAAGTATTAATGAAAAGGAggatttgcattttaaaactggg cttTTTAATGGAATGTGGTATTATACGATGGCAAAATTAATCGATTTAGTTGATACTTGCTTCTTTGTTCtgcgaaaaaagcaaaatcatgtcagttttttgcatgtttaCCATCATATCGGAGTTATTTTGTTCTCTTGGTGCATCTTGAAATACGCTACAG GTCCCGAATCGTTAGTCGTTGGATTATTCAACAGTGCAGTTCATGTCGTTATGTATGCCTATTATTTGGTAGCTGCTCTCGGACCTGCTTATAAGAAGTATCTTTGGTGGAAAAAGTATTTGACAGTTTTGCAACTCGTTCAATTCTTCTAcatatttttccatatgaCGGCGGCGATCTTTTTGAGTTGCCAATGGAACAAAGTTGTTATCTATGCAGTTATTATAAATGCTATTTTCCATATATTCTTGTTCTCGGACTTTTATAAGAAGACTTATAATGAAAAGGAGAAATTAGGCAAAAAgaaggattaa
- the LOC134833046 gene encoding protein roadkill isoform X1 — protein sequence MALARLPVVSDCPAGQTARVTSNLHSSSSSTMAVTRVPSPPLSEVNTPVAENWCYTQVKVVKFSYMWTINNFSFCREEMGEVLKSSTFSAGANDKLKWCLRVNPKGLDEESKDYLSLYLLLVSCNKSEVRAKFKFSILNAKREETKAMESQRAYRFVQGKDWGFKKFIRRDFLLDEANGLLPEDKLTIFCEVSVVADSVNISGQSNIIQFKVPECKLSEDLGNLFDNEKFSDVTLAVGGREFQAHKAILAARSPVFAAMFEHEMEERKQNRVAITDVDHEVLKEMLRFIYTGKSPNLEKMADDLLAAADKYALEKLKVMCEEALCVNLSVETAAETLILADLHSADQLKAQTIDFINTSHATDVMETVGWKNMVTTHPHLINEAFRALATQQIPPIGPPRKRVKMS from the exons ATTGCCGGTAGTTAGTGACTGTCCGGCGGGTCAAACTGCTAGAGTTACATCCAATTTGCACTCTTCCAGTAGCAGCACAATGGCAGTCACAAGAGTGCCGTCGCCGCCTCTGTCAGAAGTGAATACGCCAGTTGCGGAAAATTGGTGTTACACACAG GTTAAAGTAGTTAAATTTAGCTATATGTGGACCATAAATAACTTTAGTTTTTGTCGAGAAGAAATGGGAGAAGTGCTAAAGTCATCAACATTTTCAGCTGGTgctaatgataaattaaaatg gtGTTTGCGCGTGAATCCAAAAGGATTAGATGAAGAAAGCAAAGACTACCTTTCACTATATCTACTGTTAGTGTCGTGTAATAAATCCGAAGTGCgggcaaaattcaaattttcaatattgaaTGCCAAACGTGAAGAGACCAAAGCAATGGAATCACAACGAGCATACAGATTTGTGCAGGGCAAGGATTGGGGCTTCAAGAAATTCATTCGGCGGGATTTCCTGCTGGACGAAGCGAATGGCTTACTACCTGAGGACAAGTTAACGATATTTTGTGAA gtgaGTGTAGTAGCAGACAGCGTCAATATTTCAGGGCAAAGCAACATAATACAATTCAAAGTGCCAGAATGTAAACTCTCGGAGGACTTAGGTAACTTGTTTGACAATGAAAAGTTTAGTGATGTAACGTTGGCTGTTGGAGGGCGTGAATTTCAGGCGCATAAAGCAATCTTAGCTG cacgAAGTCCGGTATTTGCGGCGATGTTCGAGCACGAAATGGAGGAACGCAAACAAAATCGGGTCGCAATCACAGACGTAGATCATGAAGTATTAAAGGAAATGCTCCGATTTATCTACACGGGGAAGTCACCGAATCTGGAAAAAATGGCTGATGATCTGCTGGCAGCAGCTGATAag TACGCCCTTGAAAAGCTAAAAGTGATGTGTGAAGAAGCCCTCTGTGTTAATTTATCTGTAGAAACAGCCGCCGAAACCCTAATTTTAGCCGATCTCCATAGTGCGGACCAATTAAAAGCACAAACGATTGATTTCATCAACAC aagTCATGCAACGGATGTGATGGAAACTGTCGGATGGAAAAACATGGTAACGACGCATCCGCATCTGATAAACGAGGCATTTCGCGCCCTTGCAACCCAACAAATCCCGCCTATCGGACCTCCACGGAAACGCGTGAAAATGagctga